Proteins encoded in a region of the Stieleria neptunia genome:
- a CDS encoding DUF1269 domain-containing protein, whose translation MTSNCLIAEFNNEQDFRTAIEVLEKAHFTEDEVSTVKHADDESLSELDAAEDTTPVSPSSEKTAAASTLAGGTLGAALGSMTLMGPLLVAGPIFGMAAGAVGGGLLGAVESWGVDDRVAESYEAKVRNGARLLIITGDDIRLADAESMLKTTGPTSLETFQR comes from the coding sequence ATGACCTCAAATTGCCTGATTGCCGAATTCAACAACGAACAAGACTTTCGAACCGCGATCGAAGTGCTGGAGAAGGCACATTTCACCGAAGACGAAGTGTCGACGGTCAAGCACGCCGACGACGAGAGTTTGTCCGAGCTTGACGCCGCCGAAGACACGACGCCGGTTTCGCCGTCGAGTGAGAAAACGGCGGCCGCGTCGACCCTGGCGGGTGGAACACTCGGCGCTGCACTGGGTTCCATGACGTTGATGGGACCATTGCTCGTCGCCGGACCGATTTTCGGGATGGCCGCGGGCGCCGTCGGCGGCGGACTGCTCGGTGCGGTCGAAAGCTGGGGCGTCGACGACCGAGTCGCCGAGAGCTACGAAGCCAAAGTTCGCAACGGGGCGCGGCTGTTGATTATCACAGGGGACGACATCCGATTGGCGGACGCCGAGAGCATGCTGAAAACGACCGGACCGACATCCTTGGAAACGTTTCAACGGTGA
- a CDS encoding YihY/virulence factor BrkB family protein encodes MDFLKHTFDEFAKDRCTTMAAALAYYTAFALPPLLFLLLTVLTFGMSIAYESENAKQRAQSVLEEQATEMLGNQSAAEGITKILRNNRESGGTWWKSLISFAGIIVGATGVVGALQDSLNRVWQVKPDPDTSSILTVLVKRIISLAMILALGFLLLVSIVVSSVLSTAGEQLGAILGVDGGVAAVINYLVQAAVVFVVFAAIFKFMPDAVVQWRNVFAGAAITTALFLAGRFAMQVYFSFSEPGAELGTAAASLAVILVWVYYSSMIVLLGAEATQVYAVRFGNGIQPESNAVRVVEEIRRPEAG; translated from the coding sequence ATGGATTTTCTCAAGCACACCTTTGACGAGTTTGCCAAAGATCGCTGCACCACCATGGCGGCCGCACTCGCCTACTACACCGCATTCGCGTTGCCACCGTTGCTGTTCCTGTTGTTGACCGTGCTGACGTTCGGAATGTCGATCGCGTATGAATCCGAAAACGCCAAGCAGCGGGCGCAATCGGTGCTGGAAGAACAAGCCACGGAAATGCTCGGCAATCAATCGGCAGCGGAGGGGATCACCAAGATTCTGCGCAACAACCGAGAATCCGGCGGGACATGGTGGAAATCGCTGATCAGCTTTGCCGGCATCATCGTCGGGGCGACCGGAGTCGTCGGGGCGCTGCAAGATTCGTTGAATCGAGTCTGGCAGGTCAAACCCGACCCGGACACATCGAGCATTCTGACGGTCTTGGTCAAACGCATCATCTCGTTGGCAATGATTCTGGCGCTCGGATTCTTGCTGCTCGTTTCCATCGTCGTTTCATCGGTGCTCTCGACCGCCGGGGAACAACTGGGTGCAATCCTGGGCGTGGACGGCGGAGTGGCTGCGGTGATCAACTACCTGGTGCAGGCTGCGGTGGTTTTCGTCGTGTTCGCAGCGATCTTCAAGTTCATGCCTGATGCGGTGGTGCAGTGGCGGAACGTGTTTGCCGGTGCAGCGATCACGACGGCGCTGTTTCTGGCCGGCCGATTTGCGATGCAGGTTTACTTTTCGTTCAGCGAGCCCGGGGCGGAGCTGGGGACGGCGGCGGCGTCACTCGCCGTGATCCTGGTCTGGGTTTATTACTCCTCGATGATCGTGCTGTTGGGCGCCGAGGCCACTCAAGTGTACGCCGTCCGCTTCGGAAACGGCATTCAACCGGAAAGCAACGCGGTCCGCGTGGTCGAGGAAATCCGTCGTCCGGAAGCGGGTTGA
- a CDS encoding phosphatase PAP2 family protein: MKPFRDRNVHRHLVRLVRFLRDREPLALLGLLVVVLAAWGFIELADEVLEGSTETFDRWVVRSLRDSSDVSDPIGPTWMEEAGRDLTALGGIAVMLIAVASAAGFLAINRAYRTMLVLVVSTLSGMGVSLWMKSLFARPRPDLVPHLSHVYTSSFPSGHSMMAALVYLTLAALIAPVLRNIWLRLYALAVAVALTVLVGISRVYMGVHYPTDVLAGWAAGLVWALACWLIAHGIKLTARWHGTCRSPEKPIS, translated from the coding sequence ATGAAGCCCTTCCGTGATCGAAACGTTCATCGGCACCTCGTCCGATTGGTCCGCTTTTTACGTGATCGCGAACCCCTCGCGCTGCTGGGGCTGCTGGTCGTCGTGCTGGCGGCTTGGGGGTTTATCGAATTGGCCGACGAAGTCCTGGAGGGGAGCACCGAGACGTTTGATCGATGGGTGGTCCGCAGCCTGAGAGATTCGAGCGATGTGTCTGATCCGATCGGGCCGACCTGGATGGAGGAAGCGGGGCGCGACTTGACGGCGCTTGGTGGAATAGCGGTCATGTTGATCGCCGTTGCATCAGCAGCCGGGTTCCTGGCGATCAATCGTGCTTATCGCACCATGCTCGTCTTGGTGGTGTCGACGTTGAGCGGAATGGGCGTGAGTTTGTGGATGAAGTCGCTGTTTGCTCGGCCGCGGCCCGACTTGGTCCCCCATCTGTCGCATGTCTACACGAGCAGCTTCCCGAGTGGGCATTCGATGATGGCGGCCCTTGTCTATCTGACACTCGCCGCGTTGATCGCTCCGGTGCTGAGGAACATCTGGTTGCGATTGTATGCCCTCGCCGTCGCGGTTGCGTTGACGGTGCTGGTCGGAATCAGTCGCGTTTACATGGGTGTCCACTATCCCACCGACGTCTTGGCCGGATGGGCGGCCGGATTGGTGTGGGCGTTGGCGTGCTGGCTGATTGCTCACGGGATCAAGTTAACGGCCCGCTGGCATGGAACTTGCCGTTCCCCAGAGAAACCGATTTCTTGA
- a CDS encoding diacylglycerol/lipid kinase family protein, protein MTVSTNPVRQDESPEEASLELDYHVIWNAGSGKADQIVQLRRLLAGFATRWTKIRRDVDLREAMTESRCRTVIAAGGDGTVNAVVNALMGLDARSRPSLSIIPLGTANDFAGTLAVSDDVVEAVQQMRKSEPHFIDIVQVHADGFQQYFANVAAGGNCVRVSEVMTDEIKQRWGAMSYVRGAVSVLADMLSYRVQVDMDGEQLELDSWAILVANGRTNAGRIEIAPAASPTDGLLDIVLIKDGTVADMAEIVTRNLTGSFGRCDQVIHRQAKCLELRSSPAMRFTLDGEMVDAEPIRFCIEPAAIKMFVGKRFQPDGATL, encoded by the coding sequence ATGACCGTCAGCACGAACCCTGTGCGCCAAGACGAATCGCCTGAAGAGGCCTCGTTAGAACTGGACTACCATGTCATTTGGAATGCAGGGTCCGGGAAAGCGGATCAGATCGTCCAGCTTCGACGATTGTTGGCTGGTTTCGCGACGCGGTGGACAAAAATCCGTCGCGACGTTGATTTGCGAGAGGCGATGACCGAATCTCGTTGCCGCACCGTCATCGCCGCCGGCGGCGACGGCACGGTGAACGCCGTCGTGAACGCTTTGATGGGGCTGGACGCTCGCTCGCGTCCCAGTCTGTCCATTATCCCTCTGGGAACGGCCAACGACTTCGCCGGTACGTTGGCAGTTTCAGATGACGTCGTTGAAGCGGTGCAGCAGATGCGGAAAAGCGAGCCGCACTTCATCGACATCGTGCAAGTCCACGCCGATGGGTTTCAGCAGTACTTTGCAAACGTTGCCGCCGGCGGGAACTGCGTCAGGGTGTCCGAAGTGATGACCGACGAGATCAAGCAGCGCTGGGGGGCGATGAGTTACGTCCGGGGGGCGGTTTCCGTTTTGGCGGATATGTTGAGCTATCGGGTTCAAGTCGACATGGACGGTGAGCAACTGGAACTTGACAGCTGGGCCATTCTGGTTGCCAACGGCCGTACCAATGCGGGACGCATTGAAATTGCGCCCGCGGCGTCACCGACCGACGGGTTGCTTGATATCGTTTTGATCAAGGATGGCACGGTGGCGGACATGGCAGAGATCGTGACACGCAACCTGACCGGATCCTTCGGTCGCTGTGATCAAGTGATTCATCGACAGGCAAAGTGCCTGGAACTTCGATCAAGCCCGGCAATGCGTTTCACACTCGACGGTGAAATGGTGGACGCGGAACCGATCCGGTTTTGCATCGAACCGGCGGCGATCAAAATGTTTGTCGGCAAACGGTTTCAGCCCGACGGGGCTACGCTGTGA
- a CDS encoding glycoside hydrolase family protein translates to MFTETDGSRKTIGDVDVLFHDGLYHLFHLVLPNHDFIAHAVSTDALNWRRVNNALFIGDPGSWDDLMLWTMHVSPDPHHSGRWRMFYTGLSRRDQGNFQRLGMAVSDDLFHWEKAPVRWEDHRGPRDPERVKRALQQSRATSADPRHAMFDPTSCFPLEPDPEYYEASLDEGRHWVSFRDPFYHHDGNDGWLMAAGRVNTGPVVRRGCVALMKEVEPNHFVAHPPLHHPRLYDDIEVPNLIVVDDDHYLIGSIREDAKIRYWHTDEIGHRWQSYHDNVLLPQGNYAGRVCRDQQGWLLWNFYSMNREDRTAENLMPPPKRLVKNEHGLLRAVTFEGIAEFVVESLDAKCIHSLIEDVGPQMRQCRVDGGHLDLACESGFQAFLFDDRLDHFRFQAKLEMQGLGKCGLVFRLDPESRDGYYISLDMLKGVVQLRAWGTGEDGSREQMMQFHPLQSGFWYSQVRDAIAVQLIVFGSYIELSVNGRVVLSLADQSFETGNLGVYLETAEVTVSEIQLDRLAPPNQTDEHLASG, encoded by the coding sequence ATGTTTACAGAAACTGACGGCAGTAGAAAAACGATCGGCGACGTGGACGTCTTGTTTCACGACGGGCTCTACCACTTATTCCACCTCGTCCTGCCCAACCATGACTTCATCGCACACGCCGTCAGCACCGACGCATTGAATTGGCGGCGAGTCAACAACGCGTTGTTCATCGGCGATCCCGGCAGCTGGGACGACTTGATGCTGTGGACGATGCATGTTTCGCCCGATCCCCATCATTCCGGTCGCTGGCGAATGTTCTACACCGGTCTGTCGCGGCGAGATCAAGGCAACTTTCAACGGCTGGGGATGGCGGTCAGCGACGATCTGTTTCATTGGGAAAAGGCGCCCGTGCGGTGGGAGGATCACCGCGGCCCGAGGGACCCCGAACGTGTCAAACGTGCGCTGCAGCAAAGTCGAGCCACATCGGCGGACCCCCGTCACGCCATGTTCGATCCAACGAGTTGTTTTCCCTTGGAGCCGGATCCCGAGTACTACGAAGCGTCACTCGACGAGGGGCGACACTGGGTCAGCTTTCGCGATCCGTTCTACCACCATGACGGAAACGATGGCTGGCTGATGGCGGCCGGGCGAGTCAACACGGGACCGGTCGTTCGCCGCGGCTGTGTCGCGTTGATGAAGGAAGTCGAACCCAACCACTTTGTCGCGCACCCGCCGCTGCATCATCCGCGTCTGTACGATGACATCGAAGTGCCGAATCTGATCGTCGTCGACGACGACCACTATTTGATCGGCAGCATTCGTGAAGATGCAAAAATCCGCTATTGGCACACCGACGAGATCGGCCACCGTTGGCAAAGCTACCACGACAACGTGTTGCTGCCCCAAGGCAACTATGCGGGGCGAGTTTGTCGTGATCAACAGGGGTGGTTGTTGTGGAATTTCTATTCGATGAACCGGGAGGACAGGACGGCGGAAAACTTGATGCCACCGCCGAAACGTTTGGTGAAGAACGAACACGGACTGCTCCGCGCGGTGACATTTGAAGGGATCGCGGAATTCGTGGTGGAATCGCTCGATGCAAAGTGCATTCACAGCCTGATCGAAGACGTGGGCCCCCAGATGCGACAATGTCGCGTCGACGGCGGACATCTGGACTTGGCCTGTGAAAGTGGATTTCAAGCCTTCCTGTTCGATGACCGATTGGATCACTTTCGATTCCAGGCCAAACTGGAAATGCAGGGCCTCGGAAAGTGCGGTCTGGTCTTCCGCCTCGATCCCGAATCACGTGATGGTTACTACATTTCGTTGGACATGCTCAAGGGAGTGGTCCAACTGCGGGCCTGGGGAACCGGCGAGGACGGCAGTCGCGAACAGATGATGCAGTTTCATCCGCTGCAATCCGGTTTCTGGTATTCCCAGGTTCGAGACGCGATCGCGGTGCAATTGATCGTCTTCGGAAGCTACATCGAATTGTCCGTCAATGGACGAGTCGTGTTGTCCTTGGCAGACCAAAGTTTTGAAACGGGAAACTTGGGGGTCTATTTGGAGACCGCAGAGGTGACGGTTTCCGAGATCCAATTGGATCGACTGGCGCCGCCAAACCAAACCGACGAGCACCTGGCCAGCGGGTGA
- a CDS encoding SPW repeat domain-containing protein, which translates to MWGRVVEIMTAVWLAASPFVFRVQDSESFVLVDSLIALLVAILAGLSYWSPTRHAHVLILVVATGLTFWGRFAELPPPPIHQNHIVVGLFLIMIAIIPNDASRPPRQWRSSA; encoded by the coding sequence ATGTGGGGACGGGTCGTTGAAATCATGACCGCGGTGTGGCTGGCGGCCAGCCCGTTTGTGTTTCGGGTCCAAGACAGCGAATCGTTTGTGCTGGTCGACTCGTTGATCGCGTTGCTGGTTGCGATACTTGCCGGGTTGTCGTACTGGTCCCCGACGCGGCATGCGCACGTGTTGATTCTGGTCGTCGCGACCGGGCTGACATTCTGGGGGCGTTTTGCGGAACTTCCCCCGCCCCCGATTCACCAAAACCATATCGTCGTCGGTCTGTTTCTGATCATGATCGCGATCATTCCGAACGACGCATCACGTCCGCCCCGCCAGTGGCGATCATCGGCTTGA
- a CDS encoding vitamin K epoxide reductase family protein, with protein sequence MSHATLPVDDLDRNVPPYSHNPSAWSQRIPICILAFVAAVISTHLSLYQWGLIETAWDPFFGSGTAEVLKSKTAGQMYGILGIHDAALGVLAYLGDAILGLAGSTRRWQYRPWLVILFGIDVIPLGIVSVVLVLFQAFIVGSWCFLCLVTAVISLILVYWAWDEVRASLTYLWIVWQQNHDLRIVWDAFWGNRSDAIDRAAETLLSRGTA encoded by the coding sequence ATGTCGCACGCAACACTCCCTGTCGACGACTTGGACCGCAACGTCCCGCCCTATTCACACAACCCGTCGGCGTGGTCACAGCGGATTCCGATTTGCATTCTGGCATTCGTCGCCGCGGTCATCTCCACGCACTTGTCGCTGTACCAATGGGGGCTGATCGAAACCGCCTGGGATCCGTTCTTTGGCAGTGGCACGGCGGAGGTCTTGAAGTCGAAGACGGCCGGGCAAATGTACGGCATCCTCGGCATCCATGATGCTGCGCTCGGAGTACTGGCCTACCTCGGTGACGCGATTTTGGGATTGGCCGGGTCCACGCGGCGGTGGCAGTACCGCCCCTGGTTGGTGATCCTGTTCGGCATCGATGTGATTCCGCTGGGGATTGTCAGCGTCGTGTTGGTCCTGTTCCAGGCGTTCATCGTCGGTTCATGGTGCTTTCTGTGCCTGGTGACGGCGGTGATCTCCTTGATCCTCGTTTACTGGGCGTGGGATGAGGTCCGGGCGTCTCTGACCTACTTGTGGATTGTTTGGCAACAGAACCACGATCTACGAATCGTGTGGGATGCATTTTGGGGCAATCGCAGTGACGCGATCGATCGCGCGGCGGAAACCTTGTTGTCACGGGGGACGGCGTGA
- a CDS encoding NAD-dependent epimerase/dehydratase family protein produces MSVPRPAVLVTGSSGLLGQPVCRELADRGYEVFGFDRVGLPEPPKRCANVHDIECDLTSYENVRGAVADVRRRTDGKLASVVHLAAYYDFSGEDSEAYDEVTVHGTDRLLNALNEFELQQFIFSSTMLVHAPCEPGQHISETDPLLAKWPYPESKIRTERLIREGHPGVRSVFLRIAGVYTDDGRQPTIVQQIKRIHEKDFQSYFFPGDTETGQAAVHLDDAVDAVVATVERRDQIEAKTAILIGEPDPPSYETLQDEIGRLVHGERWTTLCVPKPLAKVGASVTDTLSDGEAFIKPFMVNMADDHYALDLSRAKQLLGWEPKRRLIDRLPTIIDGLKQDPDQWYRKNGLNR; encoded by the coding sequence ATGTCTGTACCACGTCCTGCCGTCCTCGTCACGGGAAGCTCGGGTCTGCTGGGCCAACCGGTTTGCCGCGAACTGGCCGATCGCGGCTATGAAGTTTTCGGATTCGATCGAGTCGGGTTGCCCGAGCCGCCGAAGCGTTGCGCCAACGTGCATGACATTGAGTGCGACCTGACCAGCTACGAGAATGTCCGCGGCGCGGTCGCGGATGTTCGACGGCGCACCGACGGCAAGCTCGCCAGCGTTGTTCATCTGGCGGCGTATTATGATTTTTCCGGCGAAGACAGCGAAGCGTATGACGAAGTCACGGTCCATGGCACCGATCGGTTGCTCAACGCCTTGAACGAGTTTGAGCTGCAACAATTCATTTTCAGCAGCACGATGCTGGTGCACGCACCCTGTGAACCGGGCCAACACATCAGCGAAACCGATCCGCTGTTGGCGAAATGGCCGTATCCGGAAAGCAAAATCCGCACCGAACGGCTGATTCGTGAAGGCCACCCCGGAGTGCGATCGGTGTTCTTGCGGATCGCCGGTGTCTACACCGATGACGGACGTCAACCGACGATCGTGCAGCAGATTAAACGCATTCACGAGAAGGATTTCCAAAGCTATTTTTTTCCCGGCGACACCGAGACCGGACAAGCGGCGGTTCATCTCGACGACGCGGTCGATGCGGTCGTGGCGACCGTCGAGCGACGCGATCAAATCGAAGCCAAGACGGCCATTTTGATCGGCGAGCCCGATCCCCCCTCCTACGAAACGCTTCAAGATGAAATCGGGCGACTGGTTCACGGCGAGCGGTGGACGACGCTGTGTGTTCCCAAACCGCTTGCGAAAGTCGGCGCTTCGGTCACCGACACGCTGTCCGATGGCGAAGCGTTCATCAAGCCTTTTATGGTCAACATGGCCGATGACCACTACGCACTGGATCTCTCGCGGGCCAAACAGCTGCTCGGTTGGGAACCAAAGCGTCGGCTGATCGACCGGTTGCCGACGATCATTGACGGCTTGAAGCAGGATCCCGATCAGTGGTATCGCAAGAACGGCCTGAACCGGTAA
- a CDS encoding AI-2E family transporter, translating to MPRHLSFWLLIGTVALSGLLFFHVIKPFLVAIFVALVLTVLFAPLHRWLTDRLAGHIRIAAGATTLLVVVAVLLPIGVTLLMAGTQVMQIGTDVAERFDAPSNNGIDQTVEIIEETRIGSAIEQLDNHLPRGHREQLRRAASRITDGVAAELYNKTRGLLSDFFTFAVSLAIMMLALYYFLADRDVFLRELHRMMPLKNQEERRLTDRFQSVCRGVVLGTVVAGVVQATLSGVAFAVLGVPNVWLLIVLTMFSSFVPVLGSAAVWGCVAAWLLFDGHYASGIGLAVYGAAIVSSSDNLVRAYVIGNQAKLHPFVALVTVLGALKLMGLWGIFVGPMVAAFFYALLNITRDRVAQQRQMAA from the coding sequence ATGCCACGTCATCTTTCGTTCTGGCTTTTGATCGGCACGGTCGCACTGTCCGGGCTGCTGTTCTTCCATGTCATCAAGCCGTTTCTCGTGGCGATCTTCGTGGCTTTGGTGTTGACGGTCTTGTTTGCCCCCTTGCACCGTTGGTTGACCGATCGGTTGGCCGGTCACATCCGAATCGCGGCCGGTGCGACGACGTTGCTGGTGGTCGTCGCGGTGTTGCTGCCGATCGGCGTCACCCTGCTGATGGCCGGCACACAAGTCATGCAGATCGGAACGGACGTCGCGGAGCGATTCGATGCGCCGTCAAACAACGGGATCGACCAAACGGTCGAGATCATCGAAGAAACAAGGATCGGCAGTGCGATCGAGCAGCTCGACAACCACTTGCCGCGGGGGCATCGAGAGCAATTGAGGCGAGCGGCTTCGCGGATCACCGACGGCGTGGCGGCGGAGTTGTACAACAAGACTCGCGGGTTGCTCTCGGATTTCTTCACGTTCGCCGTCAGCTTGGCGATCATGATGCTGGCTCTGTACTATTTCCTCGCCGATCGCGATGTGTTTTTGCGGGAATTGCATCGCATGATGCCGCTGAAAAACCAGGAGGAGCGACGGTTGACCGATCGTTTCCAATCGGTCTGTCGCGGCGTTGTATTGGGGACCGTGGTGGCGGGCGTGGTGCAAGCGACGTTATCGGGCGTTGCATTCGCGGTGTTAGGCGTTCCGAACGTTTGGCTGCTGATCGTGCTGACGATGTTCTCGTCATTCGTCCCGGTGCTGGGATCCGCCGCCGTCTGGGGCTGCGTCGCGGCGTGGCTGTTGTTCGATGGGCACTACGCGTCCGGAATCGGGCTGGCAGTGTACGGCGCCGCGATTGTCTCGTCATCGGACAATCTGGTTCGTGCCTATGTGATCGGTAACCAAGCAAAGCTGCATCCGTTTGTCGCTTTGGTGACCGTGCTGGGAGCTCTCAAGTTGATGGGGTTGTGGGGCATTTTTGTCGGTCCGATGGTCGCAGCGTTTTTTTATGCCCTGTTGAACATCACCAGGGATCGCGTTGCGCAGCAACGACAGATGGCCGCATGA
- a CDS encoding sodium:calcium antiporter has protein sequence MIEFTELPLPANVAIFAAGSILVWLAGTKLSRYVDLFADRTGIGKAFAGALLLGGATSLPELATTCTAAYSGAAQLAGANLLGGVTMQIAVLAIIDAVVLRGRPLTLFSPQSSLLMVGVMLIALIALASAALSSGELWSIAHLGVWPVVLFGFYVFSVWVIYRYEGDPRWKPSGELAQPPESARDLKDAYHADYAETSTKALVGFFTVASLAVLIGGFFVAKTGEAIAEQTGIGQSFVGATLVALATSLPEVSTTYSAVRFGAYSMAAANILGTNSIEIALFLPADLTYRDGAIFDAMTPSSGFLAALGIVVTSLYLWGILERRDRTILGMGSDSFAVLLVYAIGLAIYSTL, from the coding sequence ATGATTGAATTCACCGAACTACCGCTGCCGGCCAACGTCGCGATCTTCGCGGCCGGATCGATCCTCGTTTGGTTGGCAGGCACAAAACTCAGTCGTTACGTCGATCTGTTCGCCGATCGAACAGGGATCGGTAAAGCATTCGCCGGTGCTTTGTTGCTCGGTGGGGCGACCAGCCTGCCGGAATTGGCAACGACCTGCACCGCCGCATACTCAGGCGCGGCGCAGTTGGCGGGAGCGAACTTGCTTGGCGGAGTCACCATGCAAATCGCCGTGCTGGCAATCATCGACGCGGTGGTGTTGCGAGGCCGACCGCTGACGCTGTTCTCGCCGCAATCCTCCTTGCTGATGGTCGGTGTGATGTTGATTGCGCTCATTGCGCTCGCCTCCGCCGCGCTCAGCAGCGGCGAATTGTGGTCGATCGCCCACCTTGGCGTCTGGCCGGTGGTGTTGTTCGGTTTCTATGTCTTTTCCGTGTGGGTGATCTATCGCTACGAAGGCGACCCACGCTGGAAGCCGAGTGGAGAGCTGGCCCAGCCGCCCGAATCGGCCCGAGACCTAAAGGACGCCTACCATGCCGACTACGCAGAGACCTCGACGAAGGCGTTGGTCGGATTCTTCACGGTCGCCTCCCTCGCCGTGCTCATCGGAGGCTTCTTCGTCGCGAAAACCGGTGAAGCGATCGCGGAACAAACCGGGATCGGCCAGAGTTTTGTCGGCGCGACGTTGGTCGCGTTGGCAACCAGCCTGCCCGAGGTCAGCACGACGTATTCCGCGGTTCGATTCGGTGCCTACAGCATGGCGGCGGCGAACATCCTGGGGACCAACTCGATCGAAATCGCGTTGTTCTTGCCGGCCGACCTGACCTATCGCGACGGTGCGATTTTTGATGCCATGACCCCATCGTCCGGTTTTCTCGCCGCCTTGGGGATTGTCGTCACCAGTTTGTACCTGTGGGGAATTTTGGAACGGCGTGACCGCACGATTTTAGGCATGGGCAGCGACTCCTTCGCCGTCTTGCTGGTGTACGCAATCGGATTGGCGATCTATTCGACACTGTAA
- a CDS encoding baeRF3 domain-containing protein, translated as MSTITNKLSPRRLKAGDLKELADTSANPCVSILMPTYRCGPETQQNAILFKNLLGEATRQLEEAGHDCAMIEPVESLSTNFDFWQHQSEGLAIFLTPDKARVIRVNRAIPVRVFVGDSFWLLPLVRQRTTGDSQFVLALTWDSASLFRFDGESLSLIQTEVLPATFHDLVLPRDPEESLQNTSHRSHGGVGATSTAMYHGHGEGEDKIAADRDQYLSLVGDQVGAVVYNTGIPLVLVATTEVAGHFEATTDVGVDARVEGSPSQWSDHELRERVRQAVADQQSGDGQNDLEPFANAIAQSQGSDDVSEIIAAASNGRIESLVIAGSQSEAEHFNSTVIETLRHGGEVFQCEAEQMPGNSTLLAIFRY; from the coding sequence ATGTCCACGATCACCAACAAACTCTCACCACGTCGTCTGAAAGCGGGCGATTTAAAAGAACTGGCCGATACGAGCGCGAATCCCTGTGTGTCGATCTTGATGCCGACCTACCGCTGCGGCCCCGAGACTCAACAGAATGCGATTCTGTTCAAAAATTTGCTCGGCGAAGCGACACGGCAACTCGAAGAAGCCGGGCATGACTGCGCGATGATTGAACCCGTTGAATCGCTATCCACCAATTTTGATTTCTGGCAACATCAAAGCGAAGGGCTGGCGATTTTTTTGACCCCCGACAAAGCCCGTGTGATCCGCGTCAACCGAGCCATTCCAGTGCGTGTGTTCGTCGGAGATTCGTTTTGGTTGTTGCCGTTGGTGCGTCAGCGGACGACAGGCGACAGTCAGTTTGTACTCGCGTTGACCTGGGACAGCGCCAGTCTATTCCGATTTGACGGCGAATCGCTCAGCCTGATTCAAACCGAGGTGCTTCCGGCCACCTTTCACGATCTCGTTTTGCCGCGTGATCCCGAAGAAAGCCTGCAGAACACCAGCCACCGCAGTCACGGAGGCGTCGGGGCGACGTCGACGGCGATGTATCACGGGCACGGCGAGGGAGAAGACAAGATCGCGGCGGATCGCGATCAATACCTTTCGCTGGTCGGTGATCAGGTCGGCGCGGTGGTTTACAACACCGGAATCCCGCTGGTATTGGTTGCGACAACCGAAGTGGCCGGGCATTTCGAAGCGACGACGGATGTAGGTGTCGATGCGAGGGTGGAAGGAAGCCCGTCGCAATGGAGCGATCATGAATTGCGAGAGCGAGTCCGCCAGGCGGTGGCCGACCAGCAGAGCGGTGACGGCCAGAATGATCTGGAACCATTCGCCAACGCCATCGCGCAGTCCCAAGGTTCCGATGACGTCTCTGAAATCATCGCAGCGGCCTCCAACGGTCGCATCGAGTCGTTGGTGATCGCCGGCAGTCAATCAGAGGCGGAGCATTTCAACTCGACCGTGATCGAGACTCTACGTCACGGCGGAGAGGTGTTCCAATGCGAGGCGGAACAGATGCCGGGCAACTCAACGCTGCTGGCGATCTTTCGTTACTAG